The Acropora muricata isolate sample 2 chromosome 5, ASM3666990v1, whole genome shotgun sequence genome includes a window with the following:
- the LOC136918511 gene encoding battenin-like, protein MIKMDDRSAEIEPSEEQIPNMTDDEKNGGGGLQVVVGRKSIRNLVGFWLLGLCNNFGYVIMLSAAHDILSDNTNGKQKGSPTSSSKSLQCNPLSTGTVLLADILPSLLIKVTAPFYMQKIKYSVRIAICMLFAFASFFMVAYSYTLWFSLLGVVFASISSGFGEITLLSYSAHFDKDVVSTWSSGTGGAGLFGALSYAGLTSAGMSPRTAVLVMNVIPFTFGLSFWLVLERPDCLTENEPLLESPRNAGSTFPGAELSYPLTLRTKLRVTKSLMQYMIPLFLVYFAEYFINQGLHELIYWDDTWLTPNEQYRWYQVDYQIGVFISRSSVNIFSFKNIWFLAALQNINLVFLVFEAYFHFLPSVWIMFVIILYEGLLGGACYVNAFYRISKEVKPEHKEFSMGVASMADSCGIALAGVAALPVHNALCSNWRSRIR, encoded by the exons ATGATTAAAATGGACGACAGGAGTGCGGAAATCGAGCCATCGGAAGAGCAAATCCCAAACATGACGGACGATGAGAAAAACGGAG GTGGAGGTCTACAAGTAGTCGTAGGCAGGAAGAGTATAAGAAATCTTGTTGGGTTTTG GCTCTTGGGTCTCTGTAACAATTTTGGCTATGTTATTATGTTAAGTGCAGCTCATGACATTCTCTCTGACAATACCAATGGAAAACAG AAAGGTTCACCAACATCATCTTCAAAGAGCTTGCAGTGTAATCCTCTGTCAACTGGG ACTGTATTACTGGCCGATATTCTACCATCTTTACTTATTAAAGTAACTGCTCCATTCTACATGCAGAAAATTAAGTACAG TGTACGGATTGCAATTTGCATGTTGTTTGCATTTGCTAGCTTCTTTATGGTGGCTTATTCTTATACTCTCTGGTTTAGCCTCTTAG GTGTTGTATTTGCCAGCATAAGTTCTGGATTTGGTGAAATTACATTGCTTAGTTATTCAGCACATTTTGACAA AGATGTTGTGTCCACTTGGTCATCTGGGACAG GAGGTGCTGGGTTATTTGGAGCGTTGTCGTACGCTGGCCTCACATCTGCTGGTATGTCACCAAGAACGGCAGTTCTTGTCATGAATGTCATACCTTTCACATTTGGACTCAG CTTCTGGCTTGTCCTGGAGCGGCCCGACTGTCTGACTGAAAACGAACCTCTGTTGGAGTCACCTAGAAATGCCGGGAGCACCTTCCCTG GGGCCGAGCTTAGCTACCCATTGACTTTAAGAACTAAACTTCGTGTTACAAAG TCCCTAATGCAATACATGATTCCGTTATTCCTTGTATACTTTGCGGAATACTTTATTAATCAGGGTTTG CATGAGCTGATTTATTGGGATGACACGTGGCTCACACCAAATGAGCAATATAGATG GTATCAAGTAGACTATCAAATTGGGGTTTTTATTTCTCGGTCATCGGTGAATATTTTCTCTTTCAAGAACATATGGTTTCTAGCTGCTTTGCAG AACATCAATTTAGTGTTCCTCGTGTTTGAAGCttactttcattttcttccGTCTGTTTGGATCATGTTCGTCATTATCCTCTATGAAGGACTTCTGGGCGGCGCTTGCTACGTGAACGCATTTTATAGAATATCAAAGGAG GTTAAACCAGAACACAAGGAATTTTCAATGGGTGTGGCTAGTATGGCCGACAGTTGCGGCATAGCGTTGGCGGGAGTGGCTGCTCTACCTGTCCACAATGCTTTGTGCTCTAATTGGAGGAGCAGGATTCGTTGA
- the LOC136918512 gene encoding putative fibroblast growth factor 1 isoform X1, which yields MWTDHSMGKVTKMVSWFVIVCVLIGYSSGGLSFKRSASQPEIHQAPETTNENRNQGNDLKKMGMVNGQPTNTRIVRLYNKNGFFLRITNSTKQAGIRRADTRESLIKMESMATSIVRFKGVESNVYLCMDDKGVCHAKTIPTDECLFKEKLGENHFHTYASLKYSGRNIGNFTQEYYLAIKKSGKLKHGVNTAAIQKSVDFLVMGV from the exons ATGTGGACGGATCACTCGATGGGCAAAGTAACAAAAATG GTAAGCTGGTTCGTCATAGTTTGTGTGCTGATTGGTTACTCGAGTGGAGGACTGTCGTTTAAAAGATCTGCTAGCCAACCAGAAATTCATCAGGCGCCGGAAACCACGAATGAAAATCGAAATCAAGGCaatgatttgaaaaaaatgggAATGGTGAATGGACAGCCAACAAATACGAGGATTGTAAGACTGTACAACAAGAATGGATTTTTCCTCAGGATAACCAACAGCACAAAGCAGGCAGGAATTAGGAGAGCTGACACGCGAGAGT CACTGATCAAAATGGAATCGATGGCGACTAGTATTGTTCGTTTCAAGGGAGTTGAGTCAAATGTGTACCTCTGTATGGATGACAAAGGTGTTTGCCATGCCAAG ACCATACCCACAGATGAGTGCCTCTTCAAGGAGAAACTAGGAGAAAATCACTTCCACACTTATGCATCTCTAAAATACAGCGGCAGGAATATTGGCAACTTCACACAGGAATATTACCTCGCCATCAAGAAAAGTGGCAAACTTAAACACGGAGTAAACACGGCAGCGATTCAGAAATCCGTTGACTTCCTCGTTATGGGAGTGTAA
- the LOC136918512 gene encoding putative fibroblast growth factor 1 isoform X2, whose product MPKGVSWFVIVCVLIGYSSGGLSFKRSASQPEIHQAPETTNENRNQGNDLKKMGMVNGQPTNTRIVRLYNKNGFFLRITNSTKQAGIRRADTRESLIKMESMATSIVRFKGVESNVYLCMDDKGVCHAKTIPTDECLFKEKLGENHFHTYASLKYSGRNIGNFTQEYYLAIKKSGKLKHGVNTAAIQKSVDFLVMGV is encoded by the exons ATGCCCAAGGGT GTAAGCTGGTTCGTCATAGTTTGTGTGCTGATTGGTTACTCGAGTGGAGGACTGTCGTTTAAAAGATCTGCTAGCCAACCAGAAATTCATCAGGCGCCGGAAACCACGAATGAAAATCGAAATCAAGGCaatgatttgaaaaaaatgggAATGGTGAATGGACAGCCAACAAATACGAGGATTGTAAGACTGTACAACAAGAATGGATTTTTCCTCAGGATAACCAACAGCACAAAGCAGGCAGGAATTAGGAGAGCTGACACGCGAGAGT CACTGATCAAAATGGAATCGATGGCGACTAGTATTGTTCGTTTCAAGGGAGTTGAGTCAAATGTGTACCTCTGTATGGATGACAAAGGTGTTTGCCATGCCAAG ACCATACCCACAGATGAGTGCCTCTTCAAGGAGAAACTAGGAGAAAATCACTTCCACACTTATGCATCTCTAAAATACAGCGGCAGGAATATTGGCAACTTCACACAGGAATATTACCTCGCCATCAAGAAAAGTGGCAAACTTAAACACGGAGTAAACACGGCAGCGATTCAGAAATCCGTTGACTTCCTCGTTATGGGAGTGTAA